CAGTATTTGGTAGTGCAAAATTTCTAGCAGTTTCGATGATTGCATGGCTTTGGACCGATTCACTCGTAATATCCACTACTCTTTTCTCGTAGAGCGTGCGGATGGATCCTTGGTTGAGAAATGCAACTGCATGCAATTCACGCTGTAgggaaaaaaggaaagccCGAATATCAAGgtcttcttttgttttaaaatgaattcGAACGTGACACAACAAGTTATGCCTCAACCTCACAATTTTCTCAACAGAACACATTTGCACCTTGGTGTCTGGTTAGATACGGGAGGATGGTCAACCATAGccaaaaaaagcaaatgacAAAACTCTTTGAATTTCTCAATACTCCATGTATTAAGTTAAATTATATACAACAAAAGACGACttataaatttcaattctAAGATGGGAATACAGTCAAGTAAATGAGTCGTAAACATAACGACTTTTTAGGAATgctatttattatttattttttaactagCCAAGTAGTTAAGTATATGAACAACAATAATCCTTCAAAAGAGAGAATCTaacaacaaataaatatatcGAGATGTAAACGATCAAAATGGTgtctttttcattatagCAAACGAGCAGACATTAGGGCTAAAAGTATTGTGAAAAGTAGTTGTGACCAACATATTATCTTTTCGATTAAagcaaaagtttttcaaaaaaaaaaaagataatacCGTTCGCCTAGCAAACATCACTTGCCATCTATCCACTGCTGTTGGCTTGAGGtattaatcaaaattaCAGATCAAATTCAACAGCAAAGATGACATTCCCATCTCTagttttgcaaaaatatcGTAAAGGTTGACCATTatagtaattttttatt
This region of Schizosaccharomyces pombe strain 972h- genome assembly, chromosome: II genomic DNA includes:
- the saw1 gene encoding DNA recombination protein Saw1; this encodes MCSVEKIVRLRHNLLCHVRIHFKTKEDLDIRAFLFSLQRELHAVAFLNQGSIRTLYEKRVVDITSESVQSHAIIETARNFALPNTAEEEENMDRKPELQLSFKGSMTSKIIHIYVQPFDS